DNA sequence from the Harpia harpyja isolate bHarHar1 chromosome 2, bHarHar1 primary haplotype, whole genome shotgun sequence genome:
TTAGCAGTAATTTTTGCAGAAGGGTAGTCTTGAAAAAACTCTTCATAACTCATCTGTCATAGTCTACATTATCCAGCTGCTTACCATATCTTACCTTTACAGCTCCAGATCTCAAGAAAGCAATTTCAACAGTAGCAGTGGACAGGGAGATTGAGGACTTGCCCCTTATCTTCCCTCAGGTAGCAGTTCTCAGTAAAGGCAACACCATGTTATAAGGCCACCAAATTCCTCATGTTCCATGAACTGTGCTTTTGGCAGGGCAGCTCCTTTCCCATCCTTTAGGGTCTGCAGCAGCCCttgcttcccctccccccttGCACATCCAGGTGCAAGCTAACCAAGAGTCAGTCTTGCAGTTTTGACAATATCCTAAAACATGTTAAGTCATCTACAACTAAAAGTCTGTgagcaacaggaaaaaagacaaaattttgttACGTTTAAAGCCTCAAAGTACCATGAACAAGAGGTATCTTCACAACCAGTGTCCTGAGAGCAGCTGTTCAGTGTACTTCCCTTCATCCTTACAAACTCAGAAAAATCACagtgcttttttccttttgtcccttAACTCTCCACACATTCAGCTCAAGAACACCAGGAGCTACACTGCATCATCTCATGAAGATGGGGAGGGGCAGGAGAGTGAGAGGAGTAAAAAGGTAAGGAGAGATACAGAGACACTGCCCTTGGCAGGCTCTGCACCAGCCATACAGAGAATATGCATACACATAATGAGAGATTTTGTTGCTccagtttttgtgggttttggtttgggggtttttttggttttgtttttgtttttttaattaaaaaccattATTCCTGCTAAGGCTGGTTGTGCAAAATTAATTCTCAAGAACCACCATTCAGTCTGACTCTGTTCCTGTAGACAGACTCCCTATTGATCCATTTCTCACTAGCATCTTGCTGTagtttttctgctgttcttctcTGAAAGTATCTTTGACTTTCGCTCGTTTCAGACCTCCATCCCTGGaacagagcaagagagaaaagtaACCATCATGATTGTTACTACTATTGTTATCGAACTATGTATTATATTAGCTATCTTAGTCAAGTCTAGAGTCTTAGCCTAAAAGATTAAAGTGGTTTTTCTTCAGAACTTCTAGAACTTCCAAGTTTAAGCatgtttattaaaacatttacCTTAAGCCATAATGCTTATGCAGTCCAAATTTTGAGTTTAGCCTGTTAAAGCAGCCTGCTCATGTTGGTAACAGGTTGCACCTACCATAGAAATCTTTGCCAATCTGGGATGCTATTTCCCTAGACTGTAGAGGCAGTCAATCTTGTGCACCACCATAGTTGTCTCCTGCCTTACGTCATTCAGAGGGCCACCTGGGCGTCGTAGTTGAATCTGTTTGCCCATTCTCTTCATCAGAATCTTGCTCTCAAGTTTGTTTCAGACAGTCCTATGAAATCTAGGCTTTATGCTGTTACTTACTGAGGCAGGACACGAGAAAGTTGGAGTAGAAAGCCTCAAgccctgtgttttattttttgttgttcgACAGTTTTGCCGAATAACTTCACTTCTGCTCCTTAATCTCAGCATGACTCTCAACATGAGAAACAACTGTGAAGGGACCCTCTTCAAAAGCATCAAGTCTTTAGGTGAAACTCACTGCATGAGAGCTACATACTCCAAAGACTTTATGCATGTTTTTTAGTTTTACTTTCACATACACATATGCGCTCCCTCATTTTCTCCTGCGTGGAATAAAGTTACGTAGAATATTATCTGTCACAAAGCTAAGGGAGAAAGCACCTCTCAGACTAACAACAGATAGTCCATGAAGCCTAACAAGGATGGCATCACTTACCAGGGAAGTTCAGTCAGTCCTCCTTGGCGAGCAATGGCTGACTTCACTCTGTTGGCAAACTGAACAGCATCTTCACCTTCCTTCAAGGGTCATAAATTCAACATAATCAAAGCAGAGAGAAGTGAATTGAACAGACTTCCATATCACTTTTCATCTGCTGCCTCATCAAATTCACTCACTGCCAAACGATCCATCCCTTATCATGCCAACACAATCTGATGTTCCAATGTGATGATAATTTAGCTCATTTTTCCCCTAAAGTGTTGAAATTAGGGGAAAATTTTGCTCCCACAGGATGGAAAATTAACAGCACTGCTACTGTGAATAGCACTATAGTTACTGCTATCCTTTACATATTTGATGCACTGCTGATGGTACCAAGCTGCATCAGAAAAAGGTAAGTCCAATCATACAAAGTCAACACTAACAAAAGTCCAGTATAAAACTCTGATTTGGAGACATGGGGTGGGTAGgggtttgggggcaggggggagggggggaagaataAAAAGAGGCACTTGCAGACACAGTCAGCTTCTTCAATAGCAATTAGTCAACCAGATGCTAGATTACCTTTCTAACCATTGGTGGCATGTACCACACATTGCAAACAATGGCCCAGCTGGTCATTAATCGCAGCAGATAGCTCACAATGTTATACTTGCTGCTGTTCCAGAATGCATCTCCAAACTGAGGATCATACTGCAAGGGATCACAACAAACAACTGATAAAACCCTTTCGCCACAGATCATCACAGCCTGCCTCAGACCTGAGGTAGATGCTTTCAGTCACGTGCCAGAGTAAGAAAAAATTCACAACTGACACGTTTGCTTAGAATGAGGCTTTAGAAAAAGTAGCCTGTGCTTATTAGCACTGCTTGTGATTAcatgacagaagcagcagcagatgtcaCCCATTTGCCTGAACAGCCAAAAGAGCTAAGTCTGGTGCAAGCTGCATGCTTCTCTTCCCTTCAGCACTGGGAAGGACTAGCTGGATCTCCCTTCCTTCCAGCTTTCTGGAAGAAGCAGCTGACCCCAGCAAGGTCCCACCAGCCAGGCTCTATAGGCTGAAGGACTTCACTTTCTCATTTTGGCTGGTTATACTCTACAGCATGTAGCCAATTGCCAGAGCTACTGTGCTTTTGTTAGCAGCTGTGCTGAGACAGCTTCCTACCACCTTGACAAAAAACGGATCCCAAACTTTGAAATTCAGCAGCCAGCTATTTCCACTTACTTTGATTGCAACAGGATAGATTGTCCCTCCTATTTCAAAGCTCCCCTTCTTGAACATCATCACAGATGTGTTGTTTATGCAGGTGCCTGTCCAGAAGAAAAACTAAAGTCATTACTTCACACAGCCTACCACATTTCAGTAGCAATACTACATCAATGTACACGTCTTACACTCACTGAGGAGCAAACACAGGCCCTTTATGGGTAAGTTAAACATTTCTCCCCTGCTTACTTTCATTCTTTGTCCTGTGACTGACGCCCTGAATGAAGCCAGAACATGTATGAGACAAAAAGCCCAAGGCTGAGGTTAGATCTGTAGGACAGTGAATTGATATtcacaggggaaaagaaacaatCTTCCCATTCTTCTGTCTTCAGCTTCTGCCAGGAGACCCAACAGCCAGGGACAGTATTGTGTTGTCTTTGTGTAATCTCatataaaagatgaaaaataggAATGCCCTAATAAAATCTAAGCCAGAGGTGAAGATACATTTGAGCACCAGAAGCTATGAAAACAGAACAGGGATGACATCTATGCTGAATGGACATAAGGAGCAGTTCAGCTTCTTACCTTCTGGAAAAATTAAGATCGGGAGTTTGCTTTTATCTGCCACATGTTCCCTGAGCCtgtggaagcagaaggaaagcttAAAAAACAGCTCCTTTCCACTCTTCTCCAGGCAGATGCACTAAAATATCTTTATGCATAacatttgtttgaaataaaaaccttttaCTAGACACTGATTTgtacttgcttttctgtttctgacaaACCTGAAGCTTTGTGCAAGCCATCCCTTAGGCCCTTGGTGCATTAACACTGAAGCAACATCCTGTTTCCTTTCCtccatattattttattaatgacTGTCAGGGAAGTCAACAAATGTATGCCATTAAGTCAGTCCAACTAACTATGATCAACTCAGCCTGCAAGAAATTGcctacataagaaaaaaaaaaaaagtcttgtgtAGTGGTCCATCCAGACTCTGCCTGcttaacatttcttaaaaagaGGACTCCTAAATGCCTACAGCTCACACTACTTGAATAACACTTGGATGACTTGGTAGAGCTGTCCTGCTGTGCAGAGGCCAATGAGGTGGTAAAGAAGTTAACCTGACAAAATTAAcctaaaagttttttaaaaattaggaagAATTTCTATCACTGTACTACAGTATTCATGGGTATGGCTTTGGTGATATTCTGCAAAAAACTGCCTTTGTAAGCAGCTCAGTTTTATAATTAGACACATTTTTGCCCCTCACCCAAACAAGCAAAGCTTGTTATTTTTAGTGGCTCACAATTTCGAATGAAGTCAAAACAGTTCATGTCACAGAAAGCCCATTTTTTCATCAGTACTTCTCTTCGAGAGAAAATCCCAGAATTTGAAGTATCTTCACATCCTTTTAAAATGTATACCTGAATTCACCAGACATTCGTTATTATGCTGATGGATACCCAAATGAGATGTTTTGTGACAGTCTGCTGCAATCCAGACCTTACCAGAACCTTTGGTCTGAACCATTTCACCCTGTATAAACTTTTCAAGCCTTCCTTGGTGACATGGGAACCTGACATTTTGACCACAGTCTACTGTACCAAAGCCCACACAAGCAAGCATATTCAGGTCATTCTGAACGATCTGATTTGCTGCATACCACCCCTCCAACTCACTCCAAGATCTGCTGTTGAGCCACTACTATACTGACTGCTTCTACTCCCACCTACATCTTTGCAATACCCTGCATCATTCCAGCCTACAGTAATGTGGAATTACAGATAACTTGTAACCCTGTGATTAGCATTTATAAGCAGCAGTCATCATTTGGAATAAGACAACTAGATATGGCTCCTGCTAAAAGAAGATGCTTTTGCAAGTCAGCCTTTTGCCCTCTCAAGATCCCAATGTTCCAAGTTCCCCGTTTCCCATTGCAACCTCATCAGCTTCTTGGGCTTCTGTCTTTCCAAAGCTTTAATTCCTCATCAGGGTCTTTGATTGTTCAATGACTCTTTGGAGATTACATACCCAGGCGTGACCTCTCAGGCACTAGTAGGTACTGGAGTTACATTAGCACTGCAATCCCCTGCTCCAACCCACTCCTCACCTTTTTGTCACTAGATGGCGGTCTTTGATTTCCGAGCGTTCAAACCAGACATGAGGACAGGCCTTCACTGTGGCTCTCTGAATAACTCCCATTAGTCCACCGTGAACCTGGCCAACCTGCAAGCCCAATAAGGTACATCAGCATATGAGACACCTGAAAAGCAAAACTTCCTCTTCTGCATTCCcctcaaaaaaatccaaacatacTGGAGACTGCAAACCAGGATTAGGCAGTGCCCACAAAAACTGTTAAAATGCATTCACTTGAAAGGATCGAGACACACGCATGGAAGCATATCTCAAGCATATGGAAGCAAATATCTGTATTTCACCAGATGAAGAGCCTAGCATTGACACTGCCAGGACAACTTCACCAGCATGTAACTTGTCAACCAACTTCAACACAATTTATACTTTTCCCCACTGACTAGTGCTCAAGTTAACATCTCTACTGTGAAAGTAGAGTACTCCAGAATAACCAATACCCCacaatctttccttttcctgGTCTCTCCCCCTCTGCTGTGGTCATCATGGATCTCCTCATACCATTGCATAGCATCCATCATTTGTCAAAATGATCGCATCTATCGGTGATGTGTGGTTGGCAACACAAATTCCTCCTTTCTGAGGTTTGTTTTCCCTgcaattacattaattttttgtTAGACTACTAGTGCACTACATACCACATTACACACACAACAGTTCCATAAAGCTGTCAGGTGAGTCAGCGTCTAGTGTGACATTAACCTGCAGGTCAGGAAAGAGCTGCCCCATTTCAAATGGCATACTCACACATGAAGAAGAATACACAGGCTTTTGCTATCATAACATCAGCTCACTCACTTGTTATGGTAATGGATAGTACCAGACAGAGCTCTGACAAGGATGCGGGAGCACGTGAGGTGGACCACTTCACTCAGATAGTTTTTCACACTGAAAGAAATCACAGGCATCTGGAGCATCCTGGAAAGCAGCTAGACACACATGCAATATTCTCCAGCCTACTCAACACAACTCAGGGCTGAAATTTTCCTGGTACTCTGGCGCACAGAGGGATATACCCAGCTCTACAACTCACTTGCTACAGCACCTCAGCCAAGACATGTCACACCCTTGGTCTCACTTACCTAGACAAGGCTGTCATCTCCTCCCTAAGTATTTTTTATCCCAGCACCATTATCTCCCATCCAACACTCCCTTTGAGTCTCTCATGACAGCAAGAGGAGCCCATCCAAAATCACCAACCTCAGTGCCAAGCCTGGCAAGAAGCCAACCTCAGCCCAAGTTCAAAATGCCACTAAAAGCAAGGCCCCAGGTTTGTGGGTGGAGTGGACTATCAGTAGTCTATCACTTGTAAAATCTGTCCAGTCCTAATCTTGAGCTGTTTGCACTGATGCAGCTTGGCAAGTTCGTTCCTCACACACAAGACACAGTACCTACCTGCTGTTTGGCAGCTGTCCTACTATTGTTGTCCCCACAATCATTGAGGTAATCCCAATGGCAGCAAGGGTAAAGCTACAGAAGAAATAGACGTTATATCAAACTAAGTAGTTTTGCTCATTTTAATATCACTTTCCCCTTTAAAATGGAAAGGGATTGCAGGAATTCAGTTATTCCTCAGATACTTGAAATACCCAGCTCTCTAACAGTAATTCCCTGACACATTGCTCAAAATCATGGTCTAGCAAAGGCAGCAGATTCAGATACCCCAACGCATATAGTTTTAGAGCTCACCCAACTTACACTAATGCTGTCAATAGACATGACTTAGGGGTAGCATTCACAGAACAGATGACCACTAGCCCTAATCTACTCTCCACAGTAAATGGCAAGATAAAAGTGTTCTGAATGGCTTCTTAACTATTCAAAGGAGAGTTTAAGCAGGTTCATCTTCTGTATCTCCTAATGCTGCTTTTGGGTTAAAAAAGCTGAGACGGCATTTCCCAAGAAAACACACATTTGCATGTTCCCAGACCGACAAAATCCCTCAGCACCCATAAGCTTACCGTAAGGGCAGCAGGAAGCAGTACCGCACTATAACCCCAATGACCCACACAACAGTCAGTCTCAGACTGATGTAGTGGAAATTGACATTAGTCCGTGTGAGGAGATTCCAGGAGACCAGCTCTTCAGAGGAAAACCTTTGGGTGACTTCATCTTCCACAATGGCCTCAAACCCTTTTCTGCAGAAGTAGAATATGTCAGAGAATTCAAAGTCCACTCGATGCAGACGGGCAATTTCTTTCTCCATAGGCGTTTCATCTCTTTCAATGATACCTTGGGAGAGAAGGGGTAACCATATGAGGAAATGACTCTATACAGTAACAGTCATCCTCTAAATCTCTCACCGCTCTGCATTACTCAAGGAGACAAATTTACTGTCAGAGCCCCTCCTACGGGTAGGAGATGGGTAGCTGAACATAGCATACTCTTCAGTAGGCCAGTTCTAGCTCCCCTTCCTCACATAAACATCTTGAGCAGCAAATATGTCAAGTTCTGTTCCTTACTGAAGGTGAAACAAGAAGGCAAACCCTTTCCCACCATCTGACAAGTCCTCAACTCAGCAACTTTATCCAAGACCATCTTATGCTTCCAGAGGAAACCAAGTGAGACCTTGGCCCTTCCACTCCCTTCTCCTGGTGCTCTGTGTATTTAAGAGCATTCAGTCTCCTCCATGAAGGCTTCCCTGTTCCCTAGGCCCATCTCTTGTCAGACATTATGGTGTCCCACAGCCACATTCAACTGAGACATGCTCTACTGCTACCTGCCAAAGCCCCAGACCGCAACAGCTACCTGACATCTGTGCATGGACCAGCTTTGAACCAAATGCACCTCCCTCCCTTCACAGCACAAGTCTTTTCTATAAGCACAGACAGGAACAcactattgttttattttagtttaaatcaaagaaagaaaaaccctccaaaaaccACAAAGTTGTGCCTAGACATAATTTAGTTCAGCACTAAGAGTTGTGTTTCAGTTGAACTCTGCCCACATAATGCCTGGCACTAGAAAAGAAGCCTGGAGAGTTCAGAATTGCAGTACAAATTGCAAGtattccctctcctccccccttttCACTTCTTATACTTATGGTCTGATAAGCACCAATTTCTCACTAGAGCTTTCAAAGGCAAGGACAAATTGTGTAAGCTAAATATAAAGATCAAGTAGCTGCTTTCTGGTAAGCAAGTCTGGCTTCAGAAATTGATGACTGAAGAAATCTAGAAAAACATTTAACCAAAACCATCCCCTGAGACACTCAGCTAGGATTACAGAGGTCCAAGTTCAGATTGCCACTCTGTCAGACACCCTCTGACAAATTGCATAATCTTTGTGCCTCCATGTTGAGataaaatgagaaaggaggaagCACTCAACTGTTTCAAGCTACTAGGCACTTTCCCACAAATACACATCCCACAATGTGGAAATATGCATCCCAAAGAAGTCTTGCCAGCAAAAAAACTCTGTGAATGTATTTGCTGTGCAAATCACATGCaacatttaaattacaaatgACATGGAAAATCTTTGTATTGCACTGAACCATACATATGGGATAACACAAGAAGCTCCAAGATACAACTCCTTCAAATCACTGAGGTAAACACTAAAGAACAACATGCAAGAGAGATGTCACACTGCAACAAAACCTATTAGCACCTTCAGCTCTGAACTTGGCAGCCAGGACTTGTAATTCCACTAGCGGACCATCTCAGTACATTGTCCCATCACAAGCCTAGAAATATAAATGGTTAATATGGCACACCCAAACACCCGCATGCCCTTCGGGATCTAAATTGTACAAACATGCATCACATAAAACATCTAGCAGGATGGACTACACTTGTGTCATACTTTAAACCCAAACCACAGCTCTAGTTTGTGGTTCAATTTTTCTCTCAGTCAGTCCCTTAAATCTCTAAGCTGTGGAACAACTAGCCCACCTGTCtgctccatgctgctgctgctggggtgggagaCAGGTTGTAGCCAAGAAACTGGCCAGGGGAACTCTCCACCACCCATCACACAAGTACCACTCTTCTCTCCAGTTCCCAGCAGAACTGGGAACACTTCCTCCTTATCCAGCCCCCAGTTCAGCATCACCCAAGCAGTTGGCTTCCCTGGCTCCTATTTCTTGGCTGAAACCAGCCCAGGGTTCAAATTTAACACACTGCTGGCACAGGCTAGATAGCACAGGTGTAATGTCTTGCCTCACCAGCCTGCACTGTCATTGTCACATGACACCCCCATGGACAAGCTGCCCTGCAGCCTTGCGACAAGCTACTCCAAGCCAAGATCTCAGCAGCACCTGAAGGTATTATGAACAGAATTAAAACACATGCTGCTCAGGTGATGTACTTAGCCTTCTTGTAATCAGAAGGAACATTTAATGGTCTTTAATCCCTTGGCCATGGGCAGACCCGAGTTTGCCAAAGACAGCTAAAAGGCAGCATTATGCAGGAGCATAACAAACATCACTCTTAACCAAAAAAAGCTGTAGCCACTGCTTTACTCAGTGTCACAGCACAAGTCCAAAGCCTTCAAGCTCACATACTCTAGTCAGCTAATCATACCAGGCTCAAATTTGACACTATCTATTTACAGTCACATTATTTGCATAAGCTTTTCTTTTAGTGGATGTTACTTTCAAAACTCTGACTACACagcatttttgtgttttttaaacccACCAACTTGAAGAGGACTGCCTTTTGACACAGCCAACACCCACACCGACAGCTGAGAGCTGGTTATTCAGCTGCAATGAGATAGACATCTAGCCTCCAAGTATCTGCCCAGCCAAGAGCTAGCATTGGGCCCGGCACACAAACATGCTGCCCTCTAACACAGAAGGACCTTGAGGTGACAGCACTAGCTAATTCCCCACGTAGCAACTACACCACCCAACATTTTTCTTGGGTCTACTCCTTATCATACAACCAATGCAGGGGCActggctgccatttctgccaACAGATGTGAAATACACTGGATTTAGTACTGCAGAGAAAGGTGGTGTCTCCTCAGTCATGCTCCCTCTTGTCTTTCATATTGAGGGACACTGGATTTTAAGGTCTTTGGAGAGGACTATTTTTgctctgcctgggagcaggaaaaCTTGCCCATGCACATGCATCTGCAATGCTCCCTCCTATCCTGACCCACCTACTAGCGAGGACTGGATGGTCAAGAAAGATGGAAGAAGTGCTACACATTCCCTTTCAGCACTTAACACacatatgtgtacacacatataGACACTTAACCTTTAGCCTGTTTTAATCAGCTACTCCATAATTCATTATCACTGTGAACTTCTCCCTCAGTAAATATTGTGTAATGCAGTTGGGCCTCTCCACCTGCTCATGTTTGGTCACCTCAGGGGATGCCAACTTACACACTGTACTGTTAGACCTACACCTGTCTTGGCCCTCAAGTACTTTAATCCGCATACAGGAACCCAGACTCCTAATCACAAGTCAGTCCTATGCTTAAAAAGCTCCCAAGAGCAATATACAGAGCACAGCTTGGCACTGCAGACACCACATCTCCCCTGCTCCCATACTTTCTCAAGTAAGGAATAGTTAGACTCCAGCTTACTGCAGTAAGAGCCACCTACAGTGGggaaaggttttaattttaatttcaaatttaaaaagggCATTAAAAAGTGTGCTTCAGGCTACCATTGTGATTGTGTATCCCCATCCACAAGACTGCTTGGACATAGCCTGCATGCAATCATCTATATGAATTACCTCAGGCCATTTTTACGATCACTAATGCTCCAGACAGTACAGTGCACTCAGATTAGCCCATGTGCTGTAGTTCAGAACCTATTAGCAGTGTACACCCCTCAGTCACACATACAGGGGAATAGGTACTTGTAGTTTTATGGAAAGATAACTCATAGAACATAATCTACCAGCCAGGTCCTCTCTCCCTTTACCTTTCTTTTCTAGAGAACAAAAAACTACATGCCAGAACAATCAGACATCTAGGAAGACTAGAGCTCCTACTGTGCAGCTAAAGCAGCATAGTTGGATCTCTTGCCCTCTCACTGACCCATGACATGATGGGACACTATCACTCTTACGGGAAGAAAAAGAATATCTTGCTGCATCACTGACAACCTGTGAAACAGACAGCAGGGCACTGATATGATTTGGAAGGATCACTCACTTtgccttcccctccaccccccaaaaaaaaaccccacaactttcaGGACACTGGTGAGTGATACGGGACATACTTTCTCAGCCACTTTAAAATCTGCAATTAAATAAGACAAATTTTAACCTGTTTTAAGAGCTGCTGTGCAGTAACTCCAGTTTATTATTACAGATGCTAACTGACAGTTGGATCTGCTACCATCAGGGCCTGTTTCATGCCTGGCCTGCAGATAGTACAATGCCAATGTTTACAGTATTTATAAGGATACTCCTTTGGAGATGTAATGTACATGACCAGTTCAGCAGTTCAGTCCCCATTACCATATCATGTTCACATGAGCTAATTCATAGAATCAGGAAACAATTGACTTGTCTACTAACTGGCAAG
Encoded proteins:
- the LOC128134577 gene encoding glycerol-3-phosphate acyltransferase 3 isoform X1, whose protein sequence is MEDVGSAVAWVGAVWLALVLALIVLPSALGVSLGISEAYMWVLVKTLEWATIRIEKGVKKPQPQMLKSPAANGIIERDETPMEKEIARLHRVDFEFSDIFYFCRKGFEAIVEDEVTQRFSSEELVSWNLLTRTNVNFHYISLRLTVVWVIGVIVRYCFLLPLRFTLAAIGITSMIVGTTIVGQLPNSSVKNYLSEVVHLTCSRILVRALSGTIHYHNKENKPQKGGICVANHTSPIDAIILTNDGCYAMVGQVHGGLMGVIQRATVKACPHVWFERSEIKDRHLVTKRLREHVADKSKLPILIFPEGTCINNTSVMMFKKGSFEIGGTIYPVAIKYDPQFGDAFWNSSKYNIVSYLLRLMTSWAIVCNVWYMPPMVRKEGEDAVQFANRVKSAIARQGGLTELPWDGGLKRAKVKDTFREEQQKNYSKMLVRNGSIGSLSTGTESD
- the LOC128134577 gene encoding glycerol-3-phosphate acyltransferase 3 isoform X2, with translation MTSYANTRGMQYTRQTTCYYKTCIPHHWATIRIEKGVKKPQPQMLKSPAANGIIERDETPMEKEIARLHRVDFEFSDIFYFCRKGFEAIVEDEVTQRFSSEELVSWNLLTRTNVNFHYISLRLTVVWVIGVIVRYCFLLPLRFTLAAIGITSMIVGTTIVGQLPNSSVKNYLSEVVHLTCSRILVRALSGTIHYHNKENKPQKGGICVANHTSPIDAIILTNDGCYAMVGQVHGGLMGVIQRATVKACPHVWFERSEIKDRHLVTKRLREHVADKSKLPILIFPEGTCINNTSVMMFKKGSFEIGGTIYPVAIKYDPQFGDAFWNSSKYNIVSYLLRLMTSWAIVCNVWYMPPMVRKEGEDAVQFANRVKSAIARQGGLTELPWDGGLKRAKVKDTFREEQQKNYSKMLVRNGSIGSLSTGTESD